The proteins below are encoded in one region of Stigmatopora argus isolate UIUO_Sarg chromosome 2, RoL_Sarg_1.0, whole genome shotgun sequence:
- the cyld gene encoding ubiquitin carboxyl-terminal hydrolase CYLD isoform X2, translated as MSSVLWSQEKPGGGFREEWHFYMVVKECTVEKPPQKTLWIPRGSLGQACQERNSMGRTLPACKGKKSLRILDQINVVLSLDERDVLEVDEKLAELLLAITNCEERYALLCNNSRLERVRDIDCGSKVRVQLRSGDESLPGVVRFKGSLIPDRAHSGILFGVELLEEGRGQGFTEGSFQGRQLFRCEDECGVFVALDKLELWEDDDEDEDDMGELNVDHVTLVEEDQDYPPLEINSRVLVQTREGPERGTTIFCDLLPGNESLGFYVGVDMDNPIGEWDGMFDGKLLCNFASSEHTRLVPICDVMPEYSMQDPRLQKHTFAPRGNNNNNDKSSSGQSKPKSKVGEDPAKSLTETPPDFNDSPPPSRVPPPAASLASDNKFHSLPFSLNRKSGPLDNMSHGPLSLSVQSVMGEQAEANSPTTPSSPRPATPTRQTGLEVGSLVEVKENPPLCGVIRWVGLPPGLLEPLAGLELEEECPGCTDGTFKGTRYFNCPPKKALFVKLKCCRPDSRFPSLHHSANPIERCNSIAFGGYLSEIVHENTPPRSETDGLDVMVGKKKGIQGHYNSCYLDSTLFCLFSFSSVLDTVLLRPRSKTDVEYYRETQELLRTEIVNPLRIHGYVCATKVMKLRRILEKVEAASGFTSEEKDPEEFLNILFHHILRVDPLLKLRSAGQKVQDCYFYQIFMDKKDKVGVPTIQQLLEWSFINSDLKFAEAPSCLIIQMPRFGKDFKMFNKIFPSLELDITDLLEDTPRECRICGGLALYECRDCYDDGDITAGKIKQFCEKCNTQVHLHPRRKTHRHGKLCVPKELQECGGHQGTFPRQTMELFAVLCIETSHYVAFVKYGSAPSSWLFFDSMADRDGGQNGFNIPQVSPCPEVEAYLKMTPEELHTLDPKSIQGQARRLLCDAYMCMYQSPTMSLYK; from the exons ATGAGCTCGGTGCTGTGGAGCCAGGAAAAGCCTGGCGGGGGCTTCAGGGAGGAATGGCACTTCTATATGGTGGTGAAGGAGTGCACGGTGGAGAAGCCCCCCCAGAAGACCCTGTGGATCCCCCGGGGCAGCCTGGGCCAGGCGTGCCAGGAACGTAACAGCATGGGCCGCACGCTACCGGCATGCAAGGGGAAGAAAAGCCTGCGCATTCTGGACCAGATCAACGTGGTGCTGAGTCTGGATGAGCGCGACGTCCTGGAGGTGGACGAGAAACTGGCGGAGCTGCTCCTTGCCATCACCAACTGCGAGGAACGTTACGCCCTGTTGTGCAACAATTCACGGCTGGAGCGCGTGCGCGACATCGACTGCGGCTCCAAGGTGCGCGTCCAGCTGCGCTCTGGGGACGAATCTCTGCCCGGTGTGGTGCGATTCAAGGGTTCCCTGATACCCGACAGAGCCCACTCCGGAATTCTCTTCGGAGTGGAGTTACTG gAGGAGGGTCGTGGCCAGGGCTTCACGGAAGGCTCGTTCCAGGGCCGCCAGCTGTTTCGCTGTGAGGACGAATGCGGTGTCTTCGTGGCGTTGGATAAACTGGAACTGTGGGAGGACGATGATGAGGACGAAGATGACATGGGTGAGCTGAATGTAGATCATGTCACTCTGGTGGAGGAGGACCAGGACTACCCACCGCTGGAGATCAACTCCAGGGTTCTGGTGCAGACCCGAGAGGGACCTGAAAGAGGCACCACCATTTTTTGTGACTTGCTGCCGGGTAATGAGAGCTTAGGATTCTACGTCGGTGTTGACATG GACAATCCAATAGGCGAGTGGGACGGAATGTTTGATGGGAAGCTGCTGTGTAACTTCGCTAGTTCGGAGCACACTCGACTCGTCCCCATCTGTGACGTGATGCCAG AATATTCAATGCAAGACCCAAGGCTGCAAAAGCACACTTTTGCTCCCagaggcaacaacaacaacaacgacaagtCATCCTCTGGCCAAAGCAAACCCAAAAGCAAAG TTGGGGAAGACCCAGCAAAGTCACTCACTGAAACGCCCCCCGACTTCAACGATTCCCCCCCGCCCAGTAGGGTTCCGCCGCCGGCGGCCTCGTTAGCCAGTGACAACAAGTTCCATTCGCTGCCCTTCAGCCTGAACCGCAAGAGCGGACCCTTGGACAACATGAGCCACGGGCCACTTTCTCTCTCCGTCCAGTCGGTAATGGGAGAGCAGGCCGAGGCAAATTCGCCCACGACCCCTTCCTCGCCACGGCCCGCAACGCCGACCAGACAGACCGGTCTGGAGGTGGGCTCCCTGGTGGAGGTGAAGGAGAACCCCCCTCTGTGTGGCGTTATCCGTTGGGTGGGTCTTCCTCCGGGCTTGCTGGAACCGCTGGCAGGGCTGGAGCTG GAAGAGGAATGCCCGGGTTGCACCGATGGCACCTTCAAAGGTACGCGCTACTTCAATTGCCCCCCTAAGAAGGCTCTCTTCGTGAAGCTGAAGTGCTGCCGGCCCGACTCCCGGTTCCCGTCGCTGCATCACTCCGCGAACCCCATTGAGCGCTGCAACTCTATCG CTTTTGGGGGTTACTTGAGCGAGATTGTGCACGAGAATACCCCGCCCCGCAGCGAGACAGATGGCCTGGACGTCATGGTCGGCAAGAAGAAAGGCATCCAGGGTCACTATAACTCCTGCTATCTGGATTCCACCCTCTTCTG TCTCTTTTCTTTCAGCTCCGTTCTCGACACAGTGCTGCTAAGACCACGATCAAAGACGGACGTGGAGTATTACAGAGAAACCCAAGAACTATTACGCACTGAAATAGTCAACCCCCTGCGCAT ACACGGGTACGTGTGCGCCACCAAAGTTATGAAACTCAGGAGGATCTTGGAAAAAGTCGAAGCTGCGAGTGGCTTCACTTCTGAAGAAAAAG ATCCTGAAGAGTTCCTCAACATACTGTTCCATCATATACTGCGAGTGGACCCTTTGCTCAAACTAAG GTCAGCGGGACAGAAGGTGCAGGACTGTTATTTTTACCagatattcatggacaaaaaagATAAGGTCGGAGTTCCCACCATCCAGCAGCTCCTGGAATGGTCTTTCATCAACAGTGACCTCAAGTTTGCCGAG GCTCCCTCCTGCCTTATCATCCAGATGCCGCGCTTtggcaaggacttcaaaatgtTTAACAAGATTTTCCCCTCGCTGGAGTTAGACATCACAGATCTTCTGGAAGACA CTCCCAGGGAATGTCGAATCTGCGGAGGCCTGGCCCTCTACGAGTGCAGAGACTGCTATGATGACGGAGACATCACGGCAGGAAAGATTAAGCAGTTCTGTGAAAAGTGCAATACGCAG GTCCACCTCCACCCGAGGAGAAAAACTCATCGGCACGGCAAGTTGTGCGTCCCCAAGGAGCTGCAAGAATGTGGCGGGCATCAGGGCACGTTCCCACGCCAGACGATGGAGCTGTTCGCCGTTCTGTGCATCGAAACCAGTCACTACGTGGCCTTCGTCAAGTATGGCAGTGCCCCCTCCTCCTGGCTCTTTTTTGACAGTATGGCTGACCGAGATG GAGGCCAGAACGGCTTCAACATTCCGCAGGTGTCACCGTGCCCCGAGGTGGAGGCCTACCTGAAGATGACGCCCGAGGAGCTGCACACGCTTGACCCCAAGAGCATCCAAGGGCAAGCCCGACGACTGCTGTGCGACGCCTACATGTGCATGTACCAGAGCCCTACCATGAGCCTGTACAAGtag
- the cyld gene encoding ubiquitin carboxyl-terminal hydrolase CYLD isoform X1: MSSVLWSQEKPGGGFREEWHFYMVVKECTVEKPPQKTLWIPRGSLGQACQERNSMGRTLPACKGKKSLRILDQINVVLSLDERDVLEVDEKLAELLLAITNCEERYALLCNNSRLERVRDIDCGSKVRVQLRSGDESLPGVVRFKGSLIPDRAHSGILFGVELLEEGRGQGFTEGSFQGRQLFRCEDECGVFVALDKLELWEDDDEDEDDMGELNVDHVTLVEEDQDYPPLEINSRVLVQTREGPERGTTIFCDLLPGNESLGFYVGVDMDNPIGEWDGMFDGKLLCNFASSEHTRLVPICDVMPEYSMQDPRLQKHTFAPRGNNNNNDKSSSGQSKPKSKGLAHQCGSRTKSEFYYTLNGSSVDPPVQSKSKSTWYIDEVGEDPAKSLTETPPDFNDSPPPSRVPPPAASLASDNKFHSLPFSLNRKSGPLDNMSHGPLSLSVQSVMGEQAEANSPTTPSSPRPATPTRQTGLEVGSLVEVKENPPLCGVIRWVGLPPGLLEPLAGLELEEECPGCTDGTFKGTRYFNCPPKKALFVKLKCCRPDSRFPSLHHSANPIERCNSIAFGGYLSEIVHENTPPRSETDGLDVMVGKKKGIQGHYNSCYLDSTLFCLFSFSSVLDTVLLRPRSKTDVEYYRETQELLRTEIVNPLRIHGYVCATKVMKLRRILEKVEAASGFTSEEKDPEEFLNILFHHILRVDPLLKLRSAGQKVQDCYFYQIFMDKKDKVGVPTIQQLLEWSFINSDLKFAEAPSCLIIQMPRFGKDFKMFNKIFPSLELDITDLLEDTPRECRICGGLALYECRDCYDDGDITAGKIKQFCEKCNTQVHLHPRRKTHRHGKLCVPKELQECGGHQGTFPRQTMELFAVLCIETSHYVAFVKYGSAPSSWLFFDSMADRDGGQNGFNIPQVSPCPEVEAYLKMTPEELHTLDPKSIQGQARRLLCDAYMCMYQSPTMSLYK, from the exons ATGAGCTCGGTGCTGTGGAGCCAGGAAAAGCCTGGCGGGGGCTTCAGGGAGGAATGGCACTTCTATATGGTGGTGAAGGAGTGCACGGTGGAGAAGCCCCCCCAGAAGACCCTGTGGATCCCCCGGGGCAGCCTGGGCCAGGCGTGCCAGGAACGTAACAGCATGGGCCGCACGCTACCGGCATGCAAGGGGAAGAAAAGCCTGCGCATTCTGGACCAGATCAACGTGGTGCTGAGTCTGGATGAGCGCGACGTCCTGGAGGTGGACGAGAAACTGGCGGAGCTGCTCCTTGCCATCACCAACTGCGAGGAACGTTACGCCCTGTTGTGCAACAATTCACGGCTGGAGCGCGTGCGCGACATCGACTGCGGCTCCAAGGTGCGCGTCCAGCTGCGCTCTGGGGACGAATCTCTGCCCGGTGTGGTGCGATTCAAGGGTTCCCTGATACCCGACAGAGCCCACTCCGGAATTCTCTTCGGAGTGGAGTTACTG gAGGAGGGTCGTGGCCAGGGCTTCACGGAAGGCTCGTTCCAGGGCCGCCAGCTGTTTCGCTGTGAGGACGAATGCGGTGTCTTCGTGGCGTTGGATAAACTGGAACTGTGGGAGGACGATGATGAGGACGAAGATGACATGGGTGAGCTGAATGTAGATCATGTCACTCTGGTGGAGGAGGACCAGGACTACCCACCGCTGGAGATCAACTCCAGGGTTCTGGTGCAGACCCGAGAGGGACCTGAAAGAGGCACCACCATTTTTTGTGACTTGCTGCCGGGTAATGAGAGCTTAGGATTCTACGTCGGTGTTGACATG GACAATCCAATAGGCGAGTGGGACGGAATGTTTGATGGGAAGCTGCTGTGTAACTTCGCTAGTTCGGAGCACACTCGACTCGTCCCCATCTGTGACGTGATGCCAG AATATTCAATGCAAGACCCAAGGCTGCAAAAGCACACTTTTGCTCCCagaggcaacaacaacaacaacgacaagtCATCCTCTGGCCAAAGCAAACCCAAAAGCAAAG GGTTAGCTCACCAATGTGGCAGTAGGACCAAGTCTGAGTTTTATTATACTTTAAATGGCAGCTCTGTTGACCCACCAGTGCAGTCCAAATCCAAAAGCACATGGTACATTGACGAAG TTGGGGAAGACCCAGCAAAGTCACTCACTGAAACGCCCCCCGACTTCAACGATTCCCCCCCGCCCAGTAGGGTTCCGCCGCCGGCGGCCTCGTTAGCCAGTGACAACAAGTTCCATTCGCTGCCCTTCAGCCTGAACCGCAAGAGCGGACCCTTGGACAACATGAGCCACGGGCCACTTTCTCTCTCCGTCCAGTCGGTAATGGGAGAGCAGGCCGAGGCAAATTCGCCCACGACCCCTTCCTCGCCACGGCCCGCAACGCCGACCAGACAGACCGGTCTGGAGGTGGGCTCCCTGGTGGAGGTGAAGGAGAACCCCCCTCTGTGTGGCGTTATCCGTTGGGTGGGTCTTCCTCCGGGCTTGCTGGAACCGCTGGCAGGGCTGGAGCTG GAAGAGGAATGCCCGGGTTGCACCGATGGCACCTTCAAAGGTACGCGCTACTTCAATTGCCCCCCTAAGAAGGCTCTCTTCGTGAAGCTGAAGTGCTGCCGGCCCGACTCCCGGTTCCCGTCGCTGCATCACTCCGCGAACCCCATTGAGCGCTGCAACTCTATCG CTTTTGGGGGTTACTTGAGCGAGATTGTGCACGAGAATACCCCGCCCCGCAGCGAGACAGATGGCCTGGACGTCATGGTCGGCAAGAAGAAAGGCATCCAGGGTCACTATAACTCCTGCTATCTGGATTCCACCCTCTTCTG TCTCTTTTCTTTCAGCTCCGTTCTCGACACAGTGCTGCTAAGACCACGATCAAAGACGGACGTGGAGTATTACAGAGAAACCCAAGAACTATTACGCACTGAAATAGTCAACCCCCTGCGCAT ACACGGGTACGTGTGCGCCACCAAAGTTATGAAACTCAGGAGGATCTTGGAAAAAGTCGAAGCTGCGAGTGGCTTCACTTCTGAAGAAAAAG ATCCTGAAGAGTTCCTCAACATACTGTTCCATCATATACTGCGAGTGGACCCTTTGCTCAAACTAAG GTCAGCGGGACAGAAGGTGCAGGACTGTTATTTTTACCagatattcatggacaaaaaagATAAGGTCGGAGTTCCCACCATCCAGCAGCTCCTGGAATGGTCTTTCATCAACAGTGACCTCAAGTTTGCCGAG GCTCCCTCCTGCCTTATCATCCAGATGCCGCGCTTtggcaaggacttcaaaatgtTTAACAAGATTTTCCCCTCGCTGGAGTTAGACATCACAGATCTTCTGGAAGACA CTCCCAGGGAATGTCGAATCTGCGGAGGCCTGGCCCTCTACGAGTGCAGAGACTGCTATGATGACGGAGACATCACGGCAGGAAAGATTAAGCAGTTCTGTGAAAAGTGCAATACGCAG GTCCACCTCCACCCGAGGAGAAAAACTCATCGGCACGGCAAGTTGTGCGTCCCCAAGGAGCTGCAAGAATGTGGCGGGCATCAGGGCACGTTCCCACGCCAGACGATGGAGCTGTTCGCCGTTCTGTGCATCGAAACCAGTCACTACGTGGCCTTCGTCAAGTATGGCAGTGCCCCCTCCTCCTGGCTCTTTTTTGACAGTATGGCTGACCGAGATG GAGGCCAGAACGGCTTCAACATTCCGCAGGTGTCACCGTGCCCCGAGGTGGAGGCCTACCTGAAGATGACGCCCGAGGAGCTGCACACGCTTGACCCCAAGAGCATCCAAGGGCAAGCCCGACGACTGCTGTGCGACGCCTACATGTGCATGTACCAGAGCCCTACCATGAGCCTGTACAAGtag
- the nod2 gene encoding nucleotide-binding oligomerization domain-containing protein 2, whose product MAQDLVLKQRCELLRDLCASGSSETLEKVADVLLARGELSWEDYTNVKVQGRSLYTNARYLLDLVYSKGETACQVFVEGLRQIQTPEEPGPVTGKLLAQRPGLVAELQSCLDGALEALLESGCFSQEDCRDVRFHLNTPSQQARRLLDLVSSKGDSAANVVLGYIEQRQESGGNLTTETTKPEELLKYQKKLRSSISAQSSFMSTYGGTGHMSLDDIYTDGQLELAHDCKDHGDLDLEDIAGAAGTVNEDSDTVLVSGDAGSGKSTLLQRLHLLWARGAALRQFVLLFPFSCRKLNSELDQLSVQELLFGHCCWPDCERDEIFRFILDHPNLVAITFDGLDELKQSFSDERRLCSPTQPAPVHILLFNLLQGSLLKGVLKVVTSRPEAVGPMLRKHLRKELFLKGFSPEGIDRFINKQHRDSSVASKVLASIQANTALLGLCHSPVLCWIVSQCHKELLGCGDGTPQTITDVYLMILQHFLQHQSPPECPRRPSWLRDHLPGILHLGRLAFQGVESSCYIFASTDLETCCVTDQDIWAGFLTQTKDISSHRGLRYEFLHVTMQCFFAAIYVVLSDNAKRSTVAELFELKYADFSNTCFGLCLSADQQRDMTEAPHLQITATFVSGLLSQRHRHLWLHCTPTPLVERKAQQVVRCLHKGMQKHFKSIPKPLEGEKSSMHAMPGFVWLVKCIYEMRESEIAEEALSKLEVDHLKLTYCNIGPVECTALAFVLQHLRRPAGIQLDNNCMGDVGVEQLLPCLHICKSLYLRNNNITDEGIRKLIAKGIQCDNFQKIALFNNKLTDACTQYVCQLLKTKQNFLSLRLGNNYITSEGAIQLAKGLECNHSLKHLGLWGNKIGDSGAEAIAGALEGSKTLVWLSLVGNGVGSKGARALSKTLKTCPSLEQLWLTENCITKDGVESLVQALQHNKCVKSVWLKNNDLSPEEIEEMTQKESRLLF is encoded by the exons ATGGCCCAAGATCTGGTCCTGAAGCAGCGCTGTGAGCTCCTCAGAGATTTGTGCGCCAGCGGGTCGTCCGAGACCCTGGAGAAGGTCGCCGATGTTCTCCTGGCTCGTGGGGAGCTTTCTTGGGAGGATTACACCAACGTCAAAGTGCAGGGTAGGTCGCTTTACACCAACGCCAGGTATCTGCTGGATCTAGTCTACTCCAAGGGAGAGACCGCGTGCCAGGTGTTTGTTGAGGGTCTACGGCAAATACAGACACCTGAAGAACCCGGGCCGGTCACCGGGAAGCTTTTGGCGCAAAGGCCTGGCTTGGTAGCAGAGCTGCAAAGCTGCTTGGATGGTGCTCTGGAAGCTCTGCTGGAATCAGGGTGCTTTAGCCAGGAGGACTGCAGAGACGTACGATTCCACCTGAACACCCCTTCGCAGCAG GCCAGGCGGTTGCTGGACCTGGTGAGCTCTAAAGGCGATTCGGCGGCTAACGTGGTTCTTGGCTACATTGAGCAAAGGCAAGAGTCTGGGGGCAACCTGACAACAGAGACCACCAAACCCGAAG AGCTCCTCAAATACCAGAAGAAGTTGCGCAGTTCCATCTCGGCCCAGTCAAGCTTCATGAGCACTTACGGAGGAACCGGCCACATGTCGCTGGACGACATCTACACTGATGGCCAACTGGAGCTGGCGCACGACTGCAAAGATCATGGAGACCTGGACCTGGAGGATATCGCAGGTGCGGCGGGCACCGTGAACGAGGACTCAGACACGGTTCTGGTGTCCGGGGACGCGGGCAGTGGTAAGAGCACCTTACTCCAGAGGCTGCATCTTCTCTGGGCTCGAGGGGCCGCCCTCCGACAGTTCGTCCTGCTGTTCCCTTTCAGCTGCCGTAAACTGAACTCAGAACTGGATCAGCTGTCTGTCCAAGAGCTGCTCTTTGGCCACTGCTGCTGGCCGGACTGTGAGCGGGACGAGATCTTCCGTTTCATCCTGGACCACCCCAACCTGGTGGCCATCACGTTCGATGGCCTCGACGAGCTCAAGCAGAGTTTCTCGGACGAGCGCAGACTCTGCTCGCCCACGCAGCCTGCTCCGGTGCACATATTGCTTTTCAACCTCCTCCAGGGATCGCTTCTCAAGGGTGTGCTCAAAGTGGTGACCAGTCGTCCAGAGGCCGTGGGTCCGATGTTGAGGAAGCACCTTCGCAAAGAACTCTTCCTCAAAGGCTTCTCCCCTGAAGGCATCGACCGCTTCATCAATAAGCAACACCGCGACTCGTCGGTGGCCTCCAAAGTCTTGGCGTCCATTCAGGCCAACACGGCGTTATTGGGTCTCTGCCACAGTCCGGTCCTCTGCTGGATTGTCTCGCAATGCCACAAGGAGTTGCTCGGCTGCGGAGACGGCACGCCGCAGACCATAACCGACGTGTACCTCATGATCCTGCAGCACTTCCTGCAGCACCAAAGTCCCCCGGAATGTCCCCGCCGCCCAAGTTGGCTTCGGGATCACTTGCCTGGCATCTTGCATTTGGGCCGgcttgcttttcagggggtggaATCTTCCTGTTACATCTTCGCTAGCACTGACCTGGAGACCTGCTGCGTTACAGATCAGGACATCTGGGCAGGCTTTCTCACCCAGACCAAGGACATCTCGTCCCACCGCGGCCTTCGATACGAATTCCTGCACGTGACGATGCAGTGTTTCTTCGCCGCGATTTACGTCGTCTTGTCCGACAACGCTAAGCGCTCTACTGTCGCCGAGCTCTTTGAGTTGAAATACGCGGACTTCAGTAACACCTGCTTTGGCCTCTGCTTGTCCGCCGACCAGCAACGAGATATGACCGAAGCCCCCCATTTACAAATTACGGCCACTTTTGTCTCTGGCCTCCTTTCCCAGAGACACCGGCACCTGTGGCTCCACTGTACCCCGACCCCGTTGGTGGAGAGGAAAGCGCAACAGGTGGTTCGCTGCCTCCACAAAGGCATGCAGAAGCACTTCAAGTCCATCCCCAAGCCACTTGAGGGCGAAAAATCAAGCATGCATGCCATGCCCGGCTTTGTCTGGCTCGTCAAGTGCATTTACGAGATGCGGGAGAGCGAGATAGCCGAGGAAGCGCTGAGCAAGCTGGAGGTGGACCATTTGAAGCTAACCTACTGCAACATTGGACCGGTGGAGTGCACAGCTTTGGCCTTTGTGCTCCAGCACTTGAGGAGGCCTGCGGGAATCCAGCTGGACAACAACTGCATGGGTGACGTGGGCGTGGAGCAGCTCCTTCCTTGTTTGCATATTTGCAAGTCCCTCTA CCTCAGAAATAATAACATCACCGACGAAGGGATACGCAAACTGATCGCAAAGGGAATCCAGTGTGACAACTTCCAGAAGATTGC ACTTTTCAACAACAAGCTAACAGACGCTTGTACACAATACGTTTGTCAGCTGCTGAAGACCAAGCAGAATTTCCTCAGTTTGAG GTTGGGGAACAACTATATTACATCGGAAGGAGCTATACAGCTTGCGAAAGGACTGGAGTGCAACCATTCATTGAAGCATTTAGG GCTCTGGGGAAATAAGATTGGGGATTCAGGTGCAGAGGCCATTGCTGGTGCCCTCGAAGGCAGTAAAACCCTAGTATGGCTAAG ttTGGTTGGCAATGGGGTGGGGAGCAAGGGAGCCCGTGCCCTGTCTAAAACGCTCAAGACCTGCCCGTCGCTGGAGCAGCTATG GTTGACTGAAAACTGCATCACCAAAGACGGAGTAGAGTCTTTAGTCCAAGCCCTGCAGCATAACAAATGTGTCAAATCAGTATG GTTGAAAAACAATGACCTGAGCCCCGAGGAAATTGAGGAGATGACGCAAAAGGAATCAAGACTCCTCTTCTGA